A single region of the Mustelus asterias unplaced genomic scaffold, sMusAst1.hap1.1 HAP1_SCAFFOLD_2860, whole genome shotgun sequence genome encodes:
- the LOC144490090 gene encoding serine/threonine-protein kinase SBK1-like — protein MEGANILGPDLFIEEMMLLLSQTLTRMEIADHYEVIKDLGCGSYGKVQLVKHRFRGTMMALKLMDKSKTKMRCFLREYSVSLYLSTHPFITTAFGIAFESRDHYVFVQEYAPIGDLFDLIQPQIGIPERAVKRCALQVAMALEHLHGRGLVHRDVKPENVLLFDRECRVVKLADFGLVRRTGINVWHTASAVPYMAPELCDEAAQRVGAPVRRAEDIWAFGVLLYSLLTGNFPWERTSMEDSLYRAFAGWQEGPAVPGRTPAQWRCFTPPAALMLRGFLALRAQDRPPLADIVRYLKRAWLHSPQAKSRLPREEPRGSGQEIPAPTKADTSLAPRIFRESSSSNWHKLA, from the exons ATGGAGGGTGCCAACATCCTGGGTCCCGACCTGTTCATCGAGGAGATGATGCTTCTGTTGTCACAGACCCTCACCCGCATGGAGATCGCCGATCACTACGAGGTTATCAAGGACCTGGGCTGCGGCAGCTATGGCAAGGTTCAGCTGGTCAAACATCGCTTCCGAG GCACGATGATGGCCTTGAAGCTGATGGATAAGTCCAAAACCAAGATGCGCTGCTTCCTCCGCGAGTACAGcgtctcgctctatctctccacCCATCCCTTCATCACCACCGCCTTCGGGATCGCCTTCGAGTCGAGAGACCATTACGTCTTCGTGCAGGAGTACGCCCCCATCGGCGACCTCTTTGACCTCATCcagccccag attgGGATTCCTGAGCGAGCTGTGAAGCGTTGTGCCCTGCAGGTGGCCATGGCTCTGGAACACCTGCATGGCCGGGGTCTGGTACACCGTGACGTCAAGCCGGAGAATGTACTGCTCTTCGACCGGGAGTGCCGCGTTGTCAAGCTAGCCGACTTTGGGCTGGTGAGGCGGACGGGGATCAATGTCTGGCACACGGCGAGCGCTGTGCCGTACATGGCACCGGAGCTGTGTGACGAGGCCGCACAGCGCGTTGGGGCCCCTGTGCGTCGCGCGGAGGATATCTGGGCCTTTGGAGTTCTCCTCTACAGCCTCCTGACGGGAAACTTCCCCTGGGAGCGTACCTCGATGGAGGACAGCCTGTACCGCGCCTTCGCTGGGTGGCAGGAGGGCCCAGCGGTGCCAGGCCGGACCCCTGCCCAGTGGAGGTGTTTCACACCCCCTGCCGCCCTCATGCTCCGTGGATTCCTGGCTCTCCGTGCCCAGGATCGACCCCCCCTGGCCGACATCGTGCGCTACCTCAAGCGGGCCTGGCTGCACAGCCCCCAGGCCAAGTCCCGGCTCCCCAGGGAGGAGCCAAGGGGCTCAGGCCAGGAAATCCCAGCCCCCACCAAGGCAGACACCAGCCTCGCCCCCAGAATCTTCCGAGAATCCTCCAGCTCCAACTGGCACAAGCTGGCGTGA